The following coding sequences are from one Methanosarcina sp. WWM596 window:
- a CDS encoding HAD family hydrolase — MGKGDDLTTGMENMIDNKYNTIIFDFDYTLADATNGIVSSFNYAFNRLDIKGYDRESIKKTVGLPLNEAFMQLTNKKNEALISRFKDSFREKADEVMSKNTVLFDDTISTLQRLKQNGFNTGIVTTKYHYRIVESLSIHNISNLIDVIVGGEDVRVPKPSPEGLLLAIDSLNKQLNNVLYIGDSLVDAKTALAANVDFAAVTTGTTSANDFSQYPCTKILKNLSEIFKD; from the coding sequence TTGGGCAAAGGTGATGATTTAACAACAGGAATGGAAAATATGATTGACAATAAATATAATACCATTATTTTTGATTTTGATTACACATTGGCGGATGCAACTAATGGTATTGTATCAAGTTTTAATTACGCTTTTAACAGGTTAGATATTAAAGGATATGATCGCGAAAGCATAAAAAAGACCGTCGGATTACCGCTGAATGAAGCGTTCATGCAACTGACAAACAAGAAAAACGAAGCCTTAATAAGTCGTTTTAAGGATTCATTCAGAGAAAAGGCCGATGAAGTAATGTCAAAAAATACTGTGCTTTTTGATGACACGATAAGTACATTACAGAGATTAAAGCAGAATGGGTTCAATACAGGAATCGTAACGACAAAATATCATTATAGGATAGTTGAATCTTTAAGCATTCATAATATTTCAAATTTGATAGATGTTATTGTCGGAGGAGAGGATGTAAGGGTCCCAAAGCCGTCTCCTGAAGGGTTATTACTTGCAATTGACAGCCTTAACAAACAACTAAATAATGTGCTATATATTGGAGACAGTCTGGTAGATGCTAAAACGGCCCTGGCGGCAAATGTTGATTTTGCGGCAGTGACCACTGGAACAACAAGCGCAAACGATTTTTCACAATATCCATGTACAAAGATATTAAAGAATTTGTCAGAGATCTTCAAGGACTAG